In Bradyrhizobium guangxiense, the following are encoded in one genomic region:
- a CDS encoding YunG family protein, with product MSFDPEGVQRSLQKAWSLSTASQWTASNPAAGQCNVTSLLIHELFGGELLKTPLPAGDHFYNRIEGKRYDFTASQFDQPIAYVDLPASRADAELGATRDQLAALRAAFQEHLMRSG from the coding sequence ATGAGCTTCGATCCCGAAGGCGTACAAAGATCGCTTCAGAAGGCATGGTCGCTGTCGACAGCAAGCCAATGGACCGCGAGCAATCCGGCGGCCGGACAATGCAACGTCACGTCGCTGCTTATTCATGAACTGTTCGGCGGCGAGCTGTTGAAGACGCCGCTGCCGGCCGGCGATCATTTTTACAATCGGATCGAAGGCAAAAGATACGACTTCACGGCAAGCCAGTTCGATCAGCCGATCGCTTATGTGGATTTGCCGGCCAGCCGAGCCGATGCGGAGCTGGGAGCAACACGCGATCAACTGGCCGCACTGAGAGCCGCTTTTCAGGAGCATTTGATGAGGTCGGGCTAA
- a CDS encoding AAA family ATPase: MMGIMTPSSALIVFGGLPGTGKTTIARQLTIRLAATYLRIDAIEQALRDTGLPVGTEGYAVANALAAENLKLGRIVIADCVNPVLASRAAWQQCALQASAPLVEIEMVCSEPARHRQRVESRTPDIAGFRLPTWSDVVSRAYEPWDREHLVLDTADCSIDDLLARAETYVRSKIG; this comes from the coding sequence ATGATGGGCATCATGACCCCATCCTCGGCACTCATTGTGTTCGGCGGCCTTCCAGGCACTGGAAAGACGACGATTGCTCGCCAACTGACAATTCGTCTTGCGGCGACATATCTTCGTATCGATGCGATCGAACAGGCGTTGCGGGACACAGGTCTTCCTGTCGGCACGGAGGGCTACGCCGTAGCCAACGCGCTAGCTGCTGAAAATCTCAAGCTCGGACGGATCGTTATCGCCGACTGCGTCAATCCGGTGCTGGCGAGCCGCGCGGCATGGCAGCAATGTGCCTTGCAGGCCTCGGCACCCCTGGTTGAGATCGAAATGGTTTGCAGCGAACCGGCACGGCACCGGCAACGCGTGGAAAGCCGCACGCCCGACATTGCCGGTTTCAGGCTCCCGACCTGGAGTGATGTCGTGAGCCGCGCGTATGAGCCGTGGGATCGCGAGCATCTGGTACTCGATACGGCCGATTGCTCGATCGACGATCTGCTGGCGCGAGCAGAGACCTATGTTCGCAGCAAGATTGGCTAG
- a CDS encoding response regulator, with protein sequence MRLLIVEDNAELSRLVAGGLAAAGYQSDIVGSAAEAREAVSSVSYAAMILDLGLPDGDGLSVLRELRLKMEPLPVLVLTARGGLQDRVSGLRSGADDYLVKPFAMEELVARLEAILRRPGQLLGRSLSLANLVYDTESRQIFVDDQPRIISARETSVLEILLRRQGRVVPKKNVEDHIFGLDGEVASNAVEVYVSRLRKQLAEHGAKVVIHTIRGVGYLMDVEK encoded by the coding sequence ATGCGCCTTTTGATCGTCGAGGACAATGCCGAGCTGTCGCGGCTCGTCGCGGGCGGGCTGGCGGCGGCCGGCTACCAAAGCGACATCGTGGGCAGCGCGGCCGAAGCGCGCGAGGCGGTGAGCAGCGTCAGCTATGCTGCGATGATCCTCGACCTCGGGCTACCCGACGGCGACGGCCTGTCGGTGCTGCGCGAGCTGCGCCTCAAGATGGAGCCGTTGCCCGTGCTGGTGCTGACCGCACGTGGCGGGTTGCAGGACCGCGTCAGCGGGCTGCGTAGCGGGGCCGACGACTATCTTGTCAAGCCGTTCGCGATGGAGGAGCTGGTGGCGCGGCTGGAGGCGATCCTGCGCCGGCCGGGCCAACTGCTCGGCCGCTCGCTCAGTCTCGCCAACCTCGTCTACGACACCGAGAGCCGTCAGATCTTCGTCGACGACCAGCCGCGGATCATCTCCGCGCGCGAGACCTCGGTGCTCGAGATCCTGCTGCGCCGGCAGGGGCGGGTGGTGCCGAAGAAGAACGTCGAGGACCACATCTTCGGGCTGGACGGCGAGGTCGCCTCCAACGCGGTCGAGGTCTATGTCTCGCGGCTGCGCAAGCAGCTTGCAGAGCACGGCGCCAAGGTCGTGATCCACACCATCCGCGGCGTTGGCTATCTCATGGACGTGGA